One genomic segment of Tripterygium wilfordii isolate XIE 37 chromosome 9, ASM1340144v1, whole genome shotgun sequence includes these proteins:
- the LOC120005771 gene encoding 20 kDa chaperonin, chloroplastic-like, producing MATAQLTGSSISVSARNLTSFEGLRPATAKFASFGALKAGALSQRSLRGLVVKAATVVAPKFSSIKPIGDRVLVKIKTVEEKTDGGILLPTSAQSKPQGGEVVAVGEGKTLGKTKVDISVKTGSQVVYSKYSGTELEFNGSNHLILKEDDIVGILETEDIKDLKPLNDRVLIKVAEAEEKTAGGLFLTEATKDKPSIGTIIAVGPGPLDEEGNRKPLPVSQGSSVLYSKYAGNDFKGSDGSNYIALRVSDVMAVLS from the exons ATGGCGACAGCTCAGCTCACAGGATCATCGATCTCCGTTTCAGCGAGAAACTTGACATCATTTGAAGGCTTGAGACCCGCAACGGCCAAATTCGCGTCGTTTGGGGCACTGAAGGCTGGAGCTCTCTCCCAAAGGTCATTGCGGGGGCTGGTAGTCAAAGCAGCGACTGTGGTTGCGCCAAAG TTTTCTTCAATTAAGCCCATAGGTGATAGAGTTTTGGTGAAGATCAAGACTGTAGAGGAGAAGACAGATGGTGGTATTTTACTTCCAACATCAGCTCAGTCAAAACCCCAGGGAGGTGAGGTTGTTGCCGTCGGAGAGGGGAAGACACTTGGGAAGACAAAAGTGGATATTTCTGTTAAG ACTGGTTCCCAGGTGGTTTATTCAAAGTACTCCGGGACTGAGCTAGAATTTAATGGTTCAAATCATCTTATATTGAAGGAAGATGACATTGTTGGTATTCTTGAGACAGAAGATATAAAGGATCTGAAGCCTCTCAATGACAGGGTTTTGATCAAG GTTGCTGAGGCTGAGGAGAAAACTGCTGGAGGTTTGTTTCTAACGGAGGCGACAAAGGATAAACCGTCAATTGGAACG ATTATCGCAGTCGGGCCGGGTCCTCTAGATGAGGAAGGTAATAGGAAGCCTTTACCCGTCTCTCAAGGGAGCAGTGTTCTGTACTCCAAGTATGCTGGAAATGACTTCAAGGGCAGTGATGGATCTAACTACATTGCTCTTAGGGTTTCTGATGTGATGGCCGTTCTCTCGTAG
- the LOC120005773 gene encoding uncharacterized protein LOC120005773 yields MASKLLQLKSKACQASQFVVKHGTAYNKQLLEQNKQYIQEPATVEKCNELSKQLFYTRLASIPGRYEAFWKELDSVKNLWKNRKELKVEDAGIAALFGLECFAWYCGGEIVGRGFTVTGYYV; encoded by the exons ATGGCATCAAAGTTGTTACAGTTGAAGTCCAAGGCATGTCAAGCATCACAGTTTGTAGTCAAGCATGGAACTGCTTACAACAAGCAGTTGTTGGAACAGAATAAGCAATACATTCAGGAACCAGCGACAGTGGAGAAATGCAACGAATTATCGAAGCAGTTGTTTTACACTCGTCTTGCTAG CATTCCCGGTCGTTACGAGGCATTCTGGAAGGAACTTGACTCTGTCAAGAATTTGTGGAAGAACAGGAAGGAACTGAAGGTTGAGGATGCTGGCATTGCTGCTTTGTTCGGATTAGAGTGCTTTGCATGGTATTGTGGCGGTGAGATTGTGGGAAGGGGATTTACTGTCACCGGTTACTATGTTTGA
- the LOC120005770 gene encoding 60S ribosomal protein L28-2-like, giving the protein MAAVPGQLIWEIVKKNNSFLVKEFGRGNAKVQFSKESNNLYNLNSYKHSGLANRKTVSILSAGDKEPSVVLATTKTKKQNKPKSLLHKSVMRKEFSRMAKAVTNQVADNYYRPDLKKAALARLSVVQRSLKVAKSGAKKKNRQAVRVPGRK; this is encoded by the exons ATGGCGGCGGTTCCTGGACAATTGATTTGGGAGATCGTCAAGAAGAACAACTCTTTCTTGGTGAAAGAGTTTGGGAGGGGAAACGCTAAAGTCCAATTCAGCAAGGAGAGCAACAATCTCTACAACCTTAACTCCTACAAGCACTCTG GTTTAGCTAACCGGAAGACGGTGAGTATTCTATCAGCCGGAGATAAGGAACCGTCGGTGGTATTGGCTACCACGAAAACAAAGAAGCAGAACAAGCCCAAGAGCTTGCTCCACAAGTCCGTCATGAGGAAGGAGTTCTCTCGCATGGCTAAAGCTGTTACCAATCAG GTTGCAGATAACTACTACAGGCCAGACTTGAAGAAGGCAGCTCTTGCAAGACTTAGTGTTGTCCAGAGGAGCCTCAAAGTTGCCAAGTCTGGTGCCAAGAAGAAGAACAGGCAAGCTGTTAGGGTCCCTGGTAGAAAGTGA